One Paenibacillus sp. SYP-B4298 genomic window, TGTCGCCGTGCCCGAAGCGGAGTCCGTTCCTCAGATTGGTACGACCCACAGCATAGATTTGGAGAAGATAGCCCTGCTTCAACCCGAGGTTGTGCTAGGCAACGAGCCGCTTAACAGCAAGGATATTGCGGCAGTAGAGAGCGTCGGCTCTCAGATGATGCTGACCTCGGCTAATTCCGTCGACGACATCAAGCGCCAGATTGAGCTGCTGGGGGCCTTGCTGGATAAGACAGCCAAGGCGCAGGAGCTGATTCAGGAGCTGGATGCCAGGATCGCTCAGCTACAGAGCGCCCAGCCTGCGGATAAGCCGCGCGCCCTTATCGTCTACGGCGCTCCGGGTACCTATATGGCGGCGCTGCCGAATTCGATTAGCGGCAATATCGCGGAGCTGGTCGGCTTCACCAATATCGCCGCAGGCTACCCGAGCCTGGAGAACTATCCGCAATATGCCCAGTTAAGCACGGAGCGCATCATTGAGGCCAACCCGCAATATGTGTTTATTATGGGTCATGGCAACCCGGAGGAGGTTACAGCAGGATTCCTGACCGAGATGGAGCGCAATCCGGCCTGGAACAGCATTGATGCGGTCGTCAACAACCGCGTGACTGTGCTTCCATCCGATCTGTTCGGAAGCAACCCAGGGGCGAGAGTGATGGAGGCGCTGGATACACTCCAGGCCATTCGGAGTAAGGCGGCAGCCCCGTGATGAATGCAGATCAGCGCAGCCGACGGAGAAAATGGGCATTCGCTATCATCCCCTGTGCCGTGTTGCTCGTATCCTTATATGGTCTGGGTTATGGCTCTGTATCGATCTCCCCGGCTGAAATCTGGAGCGTATGGATGGGCGGCGGTCAACCCGCTCATGAGAAGATTGTTATGGATCTGCGCCTGCCCCGCGTGCTGATCGGCTTGCTGGTTGGGGGCTGCCTGGCAGCATCCGGCGCCCTGCTGCAGGGGGTGATGAAGAATCCGCTCGCTGATCCGGGTATTATCGGGGTCTCGGCGGGCGGTGGCCTCGCTGCGATCATAACGATGATCGTGCTGCCGCAGTTCGGGTATCTGCTGCCCGCCGCTGCCTTCATAGGCGCTCTGTGCACGGCCATGATCATCTACGGACTAGCTTGGGAGAACGGCGCCTCCCCCTTGAAGATCATTCTGGCGGGAGTTGCCATCAACGCGCTGCTGGGCGCAGCGACTAATGGCTTCATGGTGATCTACAGCGATCGGGTACAGGCCGTTCTGCCCTGGCTGTCAGGCGGACTGAACGGCAAGAGCTGGTACGAGTTCAGCTTTATGGCGCCGTATGCACTCGTTGGCCTGCTGCTCACCTTTACCGTCATCAAGCCGGCCAATCTGCTGCAGCTTGGCGACGATTCTGCCCAACTGCTGGGACAGCGGGTAGAGCTTCAGCGCTTTCTGATCATATTGCTCGCGGCATTTCTGGCCGGCACTGCCGTCAGTGTCGCTGGCCTGATCGGATTTGTCGGGCTGGTTGTGCCGCACGCCATCCGCCTGATGATCGGCGAGGATTATCGCTATCTGCTGCCACTGTCCATCCTGTCTGGCGCAGCACTGGTCGTCTTCGCGGACACGGTCGCCCGCTCGTGGTTCGACCCGATTGAGCTGCCGGTAGGTATTCTGCTAGCTGCTCTGGGCGCGCCATTCTTTCTATATCTGTTGAAGAAACGGAGGATGATGTGATGACAGCGATTATGACCCACCATGTCGAGCTTAACCGGGGCCACTTCAAGCTGGCGGATATATCGCTCTCCATTCCGCAAGGCAAGATGACTGCGATCGTCGGGCCTAACGGCTCCGGCAAATCAACGATGCTCAAGCTTATCACCCGGCTGCTCGTCCCGGACGGAGGCGAGGTGTGGATTGGACAGCGACAGGCCAAGGAGTACGCCGCCAAGGAGCTGGCCACCACCGTCTCGATGCTGCCTCAGTCCAGGGACTGGCTGCCGGAGCTGACGGTGCGGGAGCTGGTCGCCTATGGCCGTTCCCCGCATAAGGGCATGTTCCGCAGTCGGCTCACCCCCGAGGATACAGAGGTGATCGAGTGGGCGCTGGACATCACCGGAACCAGGCGTCACGAGGGGCGCATGCTCCAGACGCTGTCGGGCGGAGAGCAGCAGAAGGCCAGAATTGCGATGGCACTCGCACAGAAGACCGATATTTTGCTCCTGGATGAGCCGACCACTTATCTGGACATTGCCCATCAGTTGGATGTGATGGAGACGCTGCAGCGCATCAACCAGGAGTACGGGATAACGGTTCTGCTGGTGCTCCATGATCTGCAGCAAGCCGCCCATTATTGTGATTATCTGATCGCGATGAAGCAAGGGCGCATCGTGACCTCTGGACAACCGGAGTCGCTGCTCACTCGCGAGTTTTTCCAGCATGTCTATGAGATCGACGCCAAAATCAAGTTCGAGGACGGTTACCCCGTCATTGTTCCCTTAAAAACAAAACGATTAGGAGAGTGTGACCATATGGTTATCGTTACAAACACCAGCAAAATCAAGCCGGGCAATGCCCATCTGCTCATTGAGCGTTTTGATCGCGTAGGCAAGGTAGAAGAAATGGAGGGCTTCCTCGGTCTGGAGGTGATGCTGACACAGAATACGAAGGAATTCGAAGAGGTCACTGTCAGCACACGCTGGGTATCCAAGGACGCCTTCCAGGCCTGGACGCGCAGCTCTGCCTTCAAGGAATCTCATGCTCATCGCAATATTCCGGACTACATCCTGGATAACAAAATTTCCTTCTACGATGTCAAAATCGTTCGGAACCCGCTTCCGGTAGCCTCTGGCGAATAAGAGTACCACCCTCGCCTTCCCTCCCGGCAGACTAATCCGAAACAGCAACGCCCGCAGAAGCATCCATGCACGGGAATCGTGCAGGCAGATGCATTCTGCGG contains:
- a CDS encoding ABC transporter substrate-binding protein produces the protein MLLCAAIFTLSTGCASHEASTTASAGSVDPSAESTAMTVHITDFAGRSLAFSAPPVRIAALSNGDLNTVYALGGTLVGRPTSSHVAVPEAESVPQIGTTHSIDLEKIALLQPEVVLGNEPLNSKDIAAVESVGSQMMLTSANSVDDIKRQIELLGALLDKTAKAQELIQELDARIAQLQSAQPADKPRALIVYGAPGTYMAALPNSISGNIAELVGFTNIAAGYPSLENYPQYAQLSTERIIEANPQYVFIMGHGNPEEVTAGFLTEMERNPAWNSIDAVVNNRVTVLPSDLFGSNPGARVMEALDTLQAIRSKAAAP
- a CDS encoding FecCD family ABC transporter permease; amino-acid sequence: MNADQRSRRRKWAFAIIPCAVLLVSLYGLGYGSVSISPAEIWSVWMGGGQPAHEKIVMDLRLPRVLIGLLVGGCLAASGALLQGVMKNPLADPGIIGVSAGGGLAAIITMIVLPQFGYLLPAAAFIGALCTAMIIYGLAWENGASPLKIILAGVAINALLGAATNGFMVIYSDRVQAVLPWLSGGLNGKSWYEFSFMAPYALVGLLLTFTVIKPANLLQLGDDSAQLLGQRVELQRFLIILLAAFLAGTAVSVAGLIGFVGLVVPHAIRLMIGEDYRYLLPLSILSGAALVVFADTVARSWFDPIELPVGILLAALGAPFFLYLLKKRRMM
- the isdG gene encoding heme oxygenase codes for the protein MTAIMTHHVELNRGHFKLADISLSIPQGKMTAIVGPNGSGKSTMLKLITRLLVPDGGEVWIGQRQAKEYAAKELATTVSMLPQSRDWLPELTVRELVAYGRSPHKGMFRSRLTPEDTEVIEWALDITGTRRHEGRMLQTLSGGEQQKARIAMALAQKTDILLLDEPTTYLDIAHQLDVMETLQRINQEYGITVLLVLHDLQQAAHYCDYLIAMKQGRIVTSGQPESLLTREFFQHVYEIDAKIKFEDGYPVIVPLKTKRLGECDHMVIVTNTSKIKPGNAHLLIERFDRVGKVEEMEGFLGLEVMLTQNTKEFEEVTVSTRWVSKDAFQAWTRSSAFKESHAHRNIPDYILDNKISFYDVKIVRNPLPVASGE